The DNA window AGGAGGAGCTGGAATGAGTAAAGGCGACCTCACGGTCGCCAAGAAAATTTCAGTTCTTTACTCTACCAGAATTAATAAGTTTTGCAGGTAGATAGTATAAGAAAAACTAAGGCTTTTTCCAGGACCTGGCGATAAGCCAAGTTTTTCTAACAGTCTAAGAATTTATGAAATTTGATACAATGATTTCCTCAAGTTTTATAAATTCTGGCAGCATGTAAAAGCTTCCTCTAATGATGGACTAGACGACTTCTTTGAGAAGGCTTCGATAGAAGTTTTTCTAACATGAAAAAGGGAGTGAAATTACATTTAAATGGAGAACTATAGACATTATAGAAAAAATATGAAATTTCAGTAATTTAATTTTGCTAATTACCACAAATTTCATAATATTTTCTTGACTTCCTTTACTCTAATGAGGTAGCCTATTATAAATTAATTCACAATTTGTATGCAGAAGACGATGGAAGGCTGGGTGACATATGCTCCAAGAGAGAATACTACAATCCCTCTATAAAAAGAAATCAATTGATCAACGCAAGCTATCTCGCGTTGCTGGAGTGAATGATTCAACAATATCGAGATATCTAAATGGCTATGAGCAGCTCAATTTTGAATCTACTCTTAAAATCGTAAAGCACCTCTATCAAGATAAAGAAAAAGAGATTATGGAGGAATATGTCGTAACACAGAAATCAAGAAATGCAAGATATTCGATGGAATATTGCATCATGAATCAATTACCCGTTTTTTGTGATCAAATCCTCGAAAAGCTTTCTACCTCAAGTAATCCTATTGATAAAGAATGGGCTAGTATGTATAGTCTCATCCGCCTACGTCGCACAAAAAAGCTCAACCCATCAGAACTGCTAAAGCAGGTTGAAATCATAAATCCTAGAGAATTAGACATGCAGGTATTGAAGGGAATTTTAAAAGGCTATATATATTTCGATATGAAGGATTATTACTCAGTGGCTATGCATATTAGGGAAACGGAAGTTCTGCTTCAGGAGATGAAAGAAGGTTTCATTAAGGAAGCTTACCAAGTACGTTTTGGGCTAATTATGAACTATGTTTCCTTGTTCGCTAACGATGTGGA is part of the Bacillus horti genome and encodes:
- a CDS encoding AimR family lysis-lysogeny pheromone receptor, giving the protein MLQERILQSLYKKKSIDQRKLSRVAGVNDSTISRYLNGYEQLNFESTLKIVKHLYQDKEKEIMEEYVVTQKSRNARYSMEYCIMNQLPVFCDQILEKLSTSSNPIDKEWASMYSLIRLRRTKKLNPSELLKQVEIINPRELDMQVLKGILKGYIYFDMKDYYSVAMHIRETEVLLQEMKEGFIKEAYQVRFGLIMNYVSLFANDVEKARYYSSLVIGQDYFERSKAVAYHHLGHSYLFEDYEKSKQYFDKAIELFKKYNPEDERIRIAHFNFAFLQTYWGKRREFPLDFKNDAEKSDYVFYLIQRGETNKAKQLIDEIDFNEIPEWNKAFYLYYQGLLHKERDYFYQSIERFRKAGDYFHLKPAVEELRKLGESEIALSMLSTRERF